Proteins from one Rhizoctonia solani chromosome 5, complete sequence genomic window:
- a CDS encoding copper(2+) exporting ATPase — protein MIEKPRTCGGGCCSSTAADKPVLESEASSPALPMSTSRGSSSDDTKDACPTIEFQPMATPNHDDRLVVQKPEKSGCRATCCSGKTDDSEKVPPKPMQTAPILPVRGPSVNYDSSASPGPSSCQATICDDDKCGHDLAPKQEPNGKYYPALGRRQLVFGIQGMDCPGCSPRVVRALVEFPSVADCHVDVFAGRATVTYHPDRANPDDMARRVVAMTGFQCHVEDDQVLGIKMRRMNVQLGRPLGDDGLLKLEGVNVLEEKASGRIELEYERGMNPRDVLALFAPWDGVYVPPSNESSVDSAQKEVVRLLYLTLFSAVLTLPVLVLAWAPLPPRPTAYGAVSLAMTTVIQIAIARPIYVSGIRALLFQYTIDMDLLVSLSMGTAYVFSTVAYACAVAGKPIQDGESYFETAALLVTLVMLGRLIAAYARRRSTNAVSRLGSMQASKATLVETSNGQVLTRIIPVELLHVGDIVRIAPGELIPTDGKIIRGEGLVDESAITGESVPVLKSPATAQVLMMCGTTLVSIPAEPLHIDMRVTVAPDANTVARMAELMQGAQSARLRVQDKTDRVAGWLAPAALTIAIVAFVGWTGVGVRHAYKLDGHERSGQIQKAIVDAIGYAVAILVVSCPCALALCVPMVAVIAVAVGTRRGVLIKSIEALEDACDVKVVVFDKTGTLTQGKLGIETATYYCQSNHIPWVGSEQEIQQLVYELTEASTHPVAVAIHGSLSATCTLTGSPLIKSSNVRSVPGKGLEVTLDGYVIRGGNAAWAAGGGTVPSSLKDNTVFMVSISPNTPHPEFTTIAYYTLSDSLRPDSIKTIRQLTARGIDVHILSGDAPGVVSRTAAALGIPDAQARGGCLPEEKAQWVKFFQTGGMNDGGECGTSDSDIKCCSSVDVPNTTIHNHDHDHDHDHGHDNHAHTRKRSSADMKRRKVMFVGDGTNDALALVQSDISVSLGTGTDIASNSATVVLLSPLSTGLTTLFAIARASRRRVRTNMTWALVYNVVAVLFASGVLGRGMRIPPQWAGLGELVSVLPVVLVAWSLGLVRW, from the exons ATGATCGAAAAGCCACGTACTTGTGGGGGAGGATGCTGTTCTTCCACCGCAGCCGATAAGCCTGTCTTGGAATCGGAGGCAAGCTCTCCAGCGCTGCCGATGTCAACGTCGAGGGGTAGTAGCAGCGACGATACGAAAGATGCATGCCCCACTATCGAGTTCCAGCCGATGGCCACCCCAAATCATGATGACCGACTTGTTGTCCAGAAGCCCGAAAAGAGTGGCTGCAGAGCGACATGCTGCAGCGGAAAGACAGACGATAGCGAAAAGGTGCCTCCTAAACCGATGCAGACCGCCCCGATCCTTCCTGTCCGCGGTCCTTCGGTCAACTACGACAGCAGCGCAAGTCCTGGTCCCTCGTCGTGCCAGGCCACCATTTGCGACGACGACAAGTGCGGCCACGACCTCGCTCCCAAGCAGGAACCCAATGGCAAGT ACTACCCCGCCCTCGGTCGTCGACAACTGGTGTTTGGTATCCAGGGCATGGACTGTCCGGGTTGTTCCCCGCGAGTAGTGCGCGCCCTCGTCGAGTTCCCGAGCGTGGCCGACTGCCACGTCGATGTGTTCGCCGGGCGCGCTACGGTGACGTACCACCCTGATCGAGCCAACCCGGACGACATGGCCCGGCGCGTAGTCGCGATGACTGGGTTCCAATGTCACGTCGAGGACGATCAGGTCCTCGGAATAAAAATGCGGCGAATGAATGTTCAGTTGGGTCGGCCCCTGGGCGACGACGGTCTTTTAAAGCTCGAGGGTGTCAATGTGCTTGAGGAAAAGGCGTCCGGTCGTATCGAGCTAGAGTATGAAAGGGGGATGAATCCTCGGGATGTTCTCGCGTTGTTTGCGCCCTGGGATGGGGTGTATGTCCCTCCTTCCAACGAGTCCAGCGTCGATTCGGCGCAAAAAGAGGTCGTTCGTCTGTTGTACCTGACCTTGTTCTCGGCCGTCTTGACTCTTCCTGTTCTGGTCCTGGCATGGGCCCCGTTGCCACCTCGTCCAACTGCCTATGGCGCGGTCTCACTAGCCATGACGACGGTCATCCAAATTGCCATCGCTCGTCCCATCTACGTTTCAGGTATCCGTGCGCTCCTATTCCAGTACACAATCGATATGGATTTGCTGGTGTCCCTGAGTATGGGGACCGCATATGTGTTCTCCACGGTGGCATACGCCTGTGCTGTCGCCGGTAAACCCATCCAAGACGGAGAAAGCTACTTTGAGACGGCGGCGCTGCTCGTGACGCTCGTGATGCTGGGGAGACTCATCGCCGCATACGCCCGTCGGAGGTCCACAAACGCGGTTTCCCGATTAGGATCGATGCAAGCCAGCAAAGCAACACTAGTAGAAACATCCAACGGCCAGGTCCTAACTCGAATCATTCCAGTCGAGCTGCTCCATGTGGGCGATATCGTTCGTATCGCACCGGGGGAACTTATACCCACCGACGGGAAGATTATCAGGGGAGAAGGGTTGGTAGACGAAAGCGCAATCACGGGCGAAAGCGTGCCGGTTTTAAAATCCCCAGCGACCGCGCAGGTACTCATGATGTGTGGGACCACCCTCGTCTCAATCCCTGCCGAGCCGTTACACATTGATATGCGTGTAACGGTAGCTCCTGATGCTAATACTGTGGCCCGCATGGCCGAGCTTATGCAAGGCGCTCAGAGCGCACGGTTACGCGTCCAGGATAAAACGGACCGCGTGGCCGGATGGCTCGCTCCGGCTGCTCTTACGATTGCGATTGTTGCGTTTGTCGGGTGGACTGGTGTCGGTGTCAGGCATGCTTACAAACTCGACGGCCATGAGCGCTCGGGTCAAATTCAAAAAGCCATAGTCGATGCTATTGGATATGCGGTGGCGATTCTAGTTGTCTCTTGTCCTTGCGCGTTGGCCCTATGTGTGCCTATGGTGGCGGTCATTGCCGTCGCAGTGGGTACTCGCCGTGGTGTATTAATCAAG TCCATCGAGGCTCTAGAGGACGCATGTGACGTCAAAGTGGTCGTATTTGACAAAACGGGCACACTCACCCAAGGCAAACTCGGGATCGAAACCGCCACTTACTATTGCCAAAGTAATCACATCCCATGGGTCGGGTCCGAGCAAGAGATCCAGCAACTCGTCTACGAATTGACCGAAGCGTCCACTCATCCCGTCGCCGTCGCCATCCATGGATCCCTTTCGGCCACTTGCACTTTAACTGGATCGCCGTTGATTAAATCTTCCAATGTCCGGTCTGTACCGGGTAAAGGCCTCGAAGTAACTCTTGATGGGTATGTTATTCGAGGAGGTAATGCGGCTTGGGCAGCTGGTGGCGGTACAGTTCCTTCGAGCTTGAAAGATAATACCGTTTTCATGGTCTCGATCTCGCCAAACACA CCCCACCCTGAATTCACCACCATCGCCTACTACACACTCTCAGATTCCCTCCGTCCCGACAGCATAAAAACAATCCGACAGCTCACCGCCCGCGGTATCGATGTACACATTCTAAGCGGCGACGCACCAGGCGTGGTCAGTCGCACGGCCGCAGCCCTCGGTATTCCCGATGCCCAAGCCCGCGGCGGGTGTTTACCGGAAGAAAAAGCACAATGGGTCAAGTTTTTTCAGACGGGAGGGATGAACGATGGTGGTGAATGCGGTACCTCGGACTCGGACATTAAATGCTGTAGCTCCGTTGACGTTcccaataccaccatccacaatCACGACCACGACCACGATCACGATCACGGCCACGACAACCATGCCCACACTCGAAAGCGTTCCTCGGCAGATATGAAAAGACGTAAAGTCATGTTCGTCGGAGACGGGACAAACGATGCTCTCGCCCTCGTCCAATCCGACATATCCGTATCCCTCGGAACAGGAACAGACATCGCATCCAATAGCGCAACCGTCGTTCTTCTCTCCCCTCTCTCAACAGGGCTGACCACCTTATTCGCCATCGCGCGCGCATCTCGTCGTCGAGTACGGACCAACATGACCTGGGCGCTCGTATATAATGTTGTCGCTGTTTTGTTTGCGAGTGGGGTCCTGGGGCGGGGGATGAGGATTCCGCCTCAGTGGGCTGGGTTGGGGGAACTGGTCAGTGTGTTGCCTGTTGTGCTTGTTGCGTGGAGTTTGGGGTTGGTGAGGTGGTGA
- a CDS encoding C-14 sterol reductase ERG24 produces the protein MSTKNPKTNRYEFFGPPGAAAVATCTPIIVYGLYYNCSEASGLCQLPTWSFPLQVVRAISDGNWWKSAFDIQVTVAYFAWYASLVAAWYWLPGEWLEGTELRTGGHKVYKLNAFNTLLLNVGLATGWILVYGPQSFTFIYDHWVGLCSAAILNSLVHATYCYIMSTIDEDQRLLSLSGNSGNVFYDWFIGRELNPSIGLFDIKSFAELRPGMILWFIINLSSYCKQVVHRGTWYPTDSMFLVLLFQWGYVVDALYNEHAVFTTRDITMDGFGFMLSFGSIAWVPLTYSVQARYLAFKHVELGLFWTVVIFAIHAVGYWIFRESNNEKNEFRSGKNPKNLQSFKTERGTRLLTSGWWGICQHPNYLGDWIMALSYSLPTGFDTPITYFYCIYFFVLLVHRQMRDEEACREK, from the exons ATGTCTAccaaaaatcccaaaacCAATCGATACGAGTTTTTCGGTCCTCCTGGGGCTGCAGCTGTAGCAACCTGCACACCCATCATCGTCTATGGTCTTTATTACAACTGCTCTGAAGCCTCGGGTCTCTGTCAACTACCTACCTGGTCGTTTCCTCTGCAGGTCGTAAGAGCCATAAGCGACGGCAACTGGTGGAAGAGTGCGTTTGACATTCAGGTCACGGTAGCATACTTTGCATGGTATGCATCTCTCGTAGCTGCCTGGTACTGGTTGCCTGGCGAATGGCTCGAAGGGACGGAGCTGCGCACAGGTGGTCATAAAGTATATAAGCTCAATG CATTCAATACGCTCCTACTCAACGTAGGATTGGCGACGGGTTGGATTTTGGTATATGGCCCTCAATCCTTTACTTTCATTTATGACCATTGGGTTGGGCTTTGCAGTGCGGCTATACTCAACTCGCTCGTTCATGCGACCTACTGCTACATCATGTCCACTATCGACGAAGACCAACGGCTCCTATCCCTCAGTGGTAACAGTGGAAACGTCTTCTACGAC TGGTTTATTGGGCGCGAACTGAACCCCTCAATCGGACTTTTCGATATCAAATCGTTTGCGGAGCTCCGCCCGGGCATGATCCTTTGGTTCATAATCAACCTCAGCTCGTATTGCAAACAAGTCGTTCATCGTGGAACGTGGTATCCTACCGATTCCATGTTCTTGGTGTTATTATTCCAGTGGGGTTATGTCGTAGATGCACTTTACAACGAG CACGCAGTTTTCACTACTAGAGATATTACGATGGACGGTTTCGGATTTATGCTTTCTTTTGGTAGCATCGCATGGGTTCCACTTACGTACTCTGTCCAAGCACGATATCTTGCGTTCAAGCATGTCGAACTAGGTCTATTCTGGACTGTTGTGATTTTTGCCATTCATGCCGTCGGGTACTGGATCTTCAGGGAAAGCAACAACGAAAAGAACGAGTTCAGAAGCGGAAAGAATCCCAAGA ACCTTCAATCGTTCAAAACAGAACGCGGAACGAGACTTTTGACCAGCGGATGGTGGGGGATATGCCAACACCCCAACTACCT AGGAGACTGGATCATGGCTCTATCGTACTCGCTCCCAACCGGCTTCGACACCCCAATCACGTACTTTTACTGCATCTACTTTTTCGTTCTCTTGGTCCACAGGCAAATGCGGGACGAAGAAGCGTGTCGCGAAAAGTAA
- a CDS encoding phosphatidylserine decarboxylase family protein, which yields MRTPYLSGALLPNDQAGHKVVVLNRGEHSIHDPSLQTAGERVGGWYTTRDRQVSEPYISSLLNKVNGDERLVDHLHPTIVEFKRLIDTSPALRKGFDEMFEQVPNTSPYDKDPTLRPQIRDYNTMLKAFDYIITHSIPYEDHAFVGFPINAILNWPMGTEAGQAVFLDPAVNAQFKKMFDAWSDFLSSPDSREYLTTDNNGWFGPKASQNIPNFTQIFKCNPCAPYYGFKSWDDFFTRELREGVRPVEFPDRDDIINSACESTVYRIATNIKEADSFWLKGSPYSLRHMLNNDPYMDKFVGGTIYQAFLSAYKYHRWASPVNGVIDRVELIPGTYYAASPAMGFANPEGPDPVSQMLSQAYITAVATRALIWIRCDNPKIGLIGFLAVGMCEVSTCEVTVREGDIIRKGDQLGMFHFGGSTHCLLFQSGVKVIFDKRYTEADCEVLLNVAIATVEYKHKNLG from the exons ATGCGTACACCTTACTTG TCAGGCGCCCTCCTTCCCAATGATCAAGCCGGTCATAAGGTAGTCGTTCTTAATCGTGGGGAGCATAGTATTCATGATCCGAGCTTACAGACCGCCGGAGAACGCGTAGGAGGTTGGTATACTACAAGAGATCGCCAAGTTTCCGAGCCATATATATCGAGTCTACTCAACAAAGTCAACGGAGACGAGCGCTTGGTTGACCATCTCCATCCTACCATTGTCGAGTTCAAGAGGTTGATCGATACTAGCCCAGCTCTTAGGAAAGGATTCGATGAAATGTTTGAACAAGTTCCGAATACTTCTCCGTATGATAAGGATCCTACGCTTAGGCCACAG ATACGCGATTACAatacaatgctcaaggcttTCGACTATATTATCACCCATTCTATTCCCTACGAGGATCATGCGTTCGTTGGGTTTCCTATTAACGCAATTCTTAATTGGCCAATGGGGACGGAAGCGGGGCAGGCAGTGTTCTTGGATCCTGCAGTCAACGCCCAGTTCAAGAAAATGTTTGACGCCTGGTCTGACTTCTTGTCTTCACCTGACTCGCGCGAATACCTGACCACAGACAACAATGGCTGGTTTGGTCCAAAAGCAAGCCAGAATATTCCAAATTTTACTCAGATATTTAAATGCAACCCTTGCGCCCCTTACTACGGGTTCAAATCCTGGGATGACTTTTTTACACGCGAATTGCGTGAGGGTGTCCGCCCTGTCGAGTTCCCTGACCGAGACGACATCATCAATAGTGCTTGCGAATCGACTGTTTACCGAATCGCCACTAATATCAAGGAAGCAGACAGCTTTTGGCTTAAGGGATCTCCCTACTCTTTACGACACATGCTGAATAATGATCCTTACATGGACAAATTCGTTGGAGGTACTATTTACCAGGCTTTTCTTAGCGCATACAAATACCATCGCTGGGCTAGCCCCGTCAATGGAGTCATTGACCGAGTCGAGCTCATACCTGGCACATATTACGCTGCCTCTCCCGCGATGGGTTTCGCGAATCCGGAGGGACCAGATCCTGTATCTCAAATGCTCTCCCAAGCTTATATCACCGCTGTTGCTACTCGGGCACTTATATGGATACGATGCGATAATCCAAAAATCGGATTAATTGGATTCCTAGCCGTTGGTATGTGTGAGGTCTCAACCTGCGAGGTAACCGTCAGGGAGGGAGATATAATCAGGAAAGGGGATCAGCTGGGTATGTTCCATTTTGGAGGATCGACCCATTGCCTATTGTTTCAAAGCGGAGTCAAAGTCATCTTTGACAAGCGATATACTGAGGCTGACTGCGAGGTACTGCTGAATGTGGCGATAGCCACCGTGGAATACAAGCATAAGAATCTTGGTTGA